aaataaaaaaaaaaaagggaagagaagaaaagagaggaaacATTTTCGGGAAGAACGGGGGGATGCACTTCCCTCGACACTTCTTTCTcaccccttttctttttcctccccttCTGATGAATGATGAAAGATCGGATCCGTCTTCCGCCACAGTTTCGGTTCGTCTGCAACACCCTTTTGACAGTAAACTATATaaggcttttattttttttattttttttttttacaagcgCGCATCTCGAAGACACGCGCTAGCATCCGATGGATGACTGCCAACTTCGTCTTTTTcggaatacaaaaaaatatataaaaggggggggggagtatgTAACACTCCGGCCACTTATTCTATCCAACGTCTCAAGATCATGTATCGCTACTTGTGTTTTTGTCATCCCTCACATTATATTCTAGCGAACCTCCCGCACTCCATCacctatctttttttttcttttctttacaaaaTAGAATGGCATAAATGAATGTCTAATGAGAGAAAATAGAGAAACGGACAATACGAGCAATCAAATTCTTATACACAATCCTTTTTCACGAGTATTTGTCGTGATTGTTGCAAGACAAACGGACAGATTACAAAAGGCCGCCTTTGCCCGCGGGACGGGAGGTTCAATGACGAGCTAATTGAATGGCTGGAATCTTACCGGCAGCTAATTGAACGACGGCCGTGATTTTGATGAGCTCCTGTTGTCTGTGATGATGACGGACGAAAGCGACGGCCACGGATCCGACAGCGCAGGCCAGTAGCATCAAGCAACCACCTCCGCAGAGAACGCGAGTCACctgaatcaaaagaaagatgaagcgAAGGCACATTAATTCACGTCAGTGGGAGAGGACAATGAAAAAGGCCGGTggtttgtgtgtatgtgtggcCGCACCCCACCGCACGCACCATCGTCATCCGGCAGGGCGACTcatttaaatgaatttaaCAGCCAGGGGGTACAACAGTCGACCTTAACGAGCTGTCAGGACTTTGTAAGGACAGTAACGGtagaaacgaatgaaaaatattgttaagctttttcttcttcgcctCTTGTTCTTCCCGCTTATTAAAACCGGCCACACCTGACTGGATGCCACAAAGTgcctattgatttttttttttgcctttgaaatttaaatatgCAAATCAATTTGACGTCGGTCTCGCAATGAAAAATATGTCTTCTGCAATTTGTTCCGTCTtgaagccaaagaaaaatggctgtCACTTGGATGCGGTTCGTTAAACTGATCGTTAGGACGTAACAAACTAGCGAAGCGAACGGAGACAAACCGcactgaaataaattattaagCAAACTAATGTGTAATGTTTACATAACGGATGACCATATCGAtcaagaataagaaaataaatcaaaatgagCTACGCTTATGCAAATACCTGCCAAGCCGGTGGGAGCCATTCGTAATCCAAATCCGAATGACCGACACAGGTGACGGTGCTTTCGGGCCGCCTTTCCGGCTGATGTTGAGTGTAGATGCACATGCCGAACAATCCGATGTGGACGAGCGGTATTGCGCTCCGGCCGGGTGTCATTATCATGTCCGACGCTGTGGCATTGACGTCCTCTTCGGACATCAACGGCACCTCATCGGCCGGCAGTTGAATGGAAACGGCCCGCTCCAATCTTCTTCGGACTGATGTCGTGGCCGTTTGGCCCACATCCGATGTTACTGTACCAATGTGAGCAGACGTGATTGGATGCTGTTCCAGCGATCCGATCTCGCTGGACGAGCGCAGCGTCCAAGCCGGCTGAGAATACGACCAGCAACAGAGGAACGCTACCAAAATGGAAACGATGGTCCATAGAAACAAAACCGGCCGTGAAGTGACCGTCTTGATGGCCACAACGCTGgatcttttcttcatttttgcacGCCAAATTCCAGCTGTGAGTGGACCGGTCGTAAATGTTCATACAAATTTAGAGTATTAGCGCAAATGTCTCTACAATATTTTCAGTCGATCCAGTTTGGCATTTTGAACGAGCACGTTAGCCAAATAATCCAAAACGAAACTGGAACGCGCGGAGAACAGGTTCGTTCGGTTAGGAGAGGCAGTCGAAACTGACAGGCAGCAGTCCTCTACGTCTTGAGGCGACCCTCTTCGACTgtaacaaacacacacacacatacacaggGAGGGagggataaaaaagaaaaaaaaaaaacatgtgacTCTCCTCCTTATCCTTTTCTTGTTCACGGATGGGCAACGCATGCGTGCATTTCCAACACATTCGGAGAAGCTTCTGCGGTCAGCTGGTTCTCCCTCGGCTCGATCTCCTTTTTGCTAGACACCAACGATCGATGCATTTCtctatatgtgtgtgtgtgtgtgtatagagaCAAGGGGCCACTGCGGGAAAGATATCGTCCCGCCCTAGcacgcccctttttttttgtcaaagaGACCATCTGTTCCAGACTTTCTCCAGTCTCTGTTTCGTATTTTGCATTCTATGGGAAAAGGCAGGAGTCCTGCAGTTATTATATTAAGTATCTCTCTTGCGCGTTCCTGCTTTGCTAATTACCAGCTGACAAGCCAGGGACAGTTTCAAAACCAAGTTGACTGTAGCACGTATTGCTCTTCCCTTCCCCGAGTGTAATAATGGAACGAGGACGTTCTTTTTCTGCTGTTTGATCTTCAGAAATGTTATACGATACCATAGACGTTTGGCTGGGATAAGGCGGGAGGGGGGGCGAGAGGTGTTGAAACGACAGTTGACAGttgacccccccccccggcCGTTCCAAAGCTACCTCGTTCAACCTTGTTTGCGAGTCAAAGTAAAATATtgaataatctttttttttgtcgaaaaaaaacaaacaaaacaaaacaattgtctTTTGTTAACATGGTGGATATCAGTAGCCGATGCGGGATGACTTGTTGCCTTGATGGAAAAAATTTTGGCAGTTTCTAATGCGGTTTAACAATGCGGAATCGATATCCATTAATTGATTTGTGTATACGTACACCAAATAGGTTTGATAagctattttcatttttatttgtatccCTTCCCCTATCCTACTTAAGAGTGGCATCGGCTTATGGTCGAAGAATGAGGGCATTCGATCCGTCATGGATGGAGACGTCCATCACGATCGTATCGACGAGTAAACACGGTAAAAGTAGGGAAATGATAACAAGAGCAGCAGGGGGAGAGGACTACACAAGCAAGAAGTCAAGCAAATACCCAAAATATGAGGGTTTTCCCGATGTGTTTGTGCTAGAGCTTTTTTTTGCGCGCTCCATACTTCTCGACACATATGTGATGCGTGCCTCCATGTAAGCGAATACGGGGGAAAACCTACGGGAGGATTAACATAAAAGATGGAGGGGGGAGTGTACACATGTGGGTTGACTCTTTAACTCGCGCCCCCTCTTCTCCTAACCGCTCTCAAATATAAGCATTGAGGGCTATACGTGAGCAGGGATTATAGGTCCCAATGATGACGGCCAAAACTGACGCAACACGGCGGCATCCCGTGTGAGTCACACATACAATCCAGTGCGGAAATATTTCTACATCTGTGTACATGTATaggtctccccccccccctccttccttACATACTGTATGATTACGTCACATATATATAGTGTACGTTTTGGGCAGAGAGATGGATTGTCGGCACAATAGAAAAGCTTGACTTCCATGCGACCGTATTATTGATAATGAACAGTGTGCCGAACGGCGTTCAGTCACGTGCCTGTGCGGCTGGCCAAAAGTGCAACAGGATCTCCCTCTCCTGTCACGCATATCCGGAGAGAAGTCCTTTCCCTTCATTCGCCAATCTGATGACCCAATCTATTTTTATAAGATATTCCACTTGCCCTATAACACACAACAGGGTCATCGGGTGTATTGTGTCggcttgaaaatgtgattCATGAAAAAGAGTTTGATGTACTTATTCAAGAAGGTTCAGACATCTCGTTTGAACAGTAGCGCCTTAAAAATTGATTGTTTAGCCTTTGCGAAATTGAATTCGACGCGAATGCTGCAACAGACTTCGTTTAAACAGGACGGACGTCTATTGTGTAGGAAGAGACGTTGACAAAGTGAACTAGTGTGTCCCCCTATTTAGTATTCAAATACTAACAACAGCCGTACAGAGAGAGAAGggtgtaaaagaaaatagaataaGCTACTGGAAATTTGTCACTTTGGCAGGGGACTGTAACGCCATAAGGCGCTATCATTAATAATTTGGGTTTACCTTTTCTCTTGACGACACATTACCGAAAATGTTTACATTGTAAATCTGAACCGCTCTAGTTGATTCAATAGCATTTAATGCTATTTACGTCGATGTGCGGTTAAGTAACAACACAAGAACTTTTGACATGGCATAGAAAGGAGGGTAGGGGAGGGGGGCTCAATAGAAAGAGAGGGTAGAAGATTGTATAATACGGATCGCTGATCTGCAAGTAATAAAGGAAGTTGCGAGATCAATGAGCGTTAAAGACACTGGCAGCAACTGGGAAAATGAGAGGGTTCGTTacaacccctttttttttattttctgataTGCATCTAAGTCTGCTTTTGCCGATGGTTTGTATTATACACGATACTTCTGTATTGGCCCTTTTCTTATTGGACGCTATTCTTGGAGAAAGGCTGCCAAAGTTATGGAACGTAAACATTACGCGTTGGTagcctttaaagaaaaataaataaaatagaatgCTTTAAAAAGGATAACGTAAGCGACGATGCTAAACCAGGGTGGCATTCCTTTttgcgttgttgttgttgtaaaaataatttagtttTGTTTACCCACTCGTCTCTCTAGATTCGATTTAGATACGAGTGTCACTCCATTCGAATtcgatctaaaaaaaattcttttttttttcactgaagaataaaaaaagataacacaGAAGAGAAATGCATCGAAATAGGATGAAGAAGAGCACACATAAAATGATACAGCCGATAGGTGATTACCATATGAACAGTTCCAATGTCCCCATAAACGaacgagcaaaagaaaaagaagagcagaataaataaaaaaaaataaatagaaccGAACAGTGTTATGTATGAACGAGAGGGGGTTACGAGCAAACCAAGGGGGGTATAAGAAGTGTAATATGCAATATACAGCTGGGGTTGCGTGTAATTGTGAGGGCAACAGTGAGGGTGTGTGGGAGATTACAGAAGTTTGCATCGGGGGAGATCATGGGCGAAGGGTGTCGCTGTCGAATTtctataggaaaaaaaatctccaGAGGGAGTCCCTTCAGCGTCGTGGGCGAAATGTGTTGCGTGACTCACGGCGCTCTTTTCGAAATATTacttgtgtaaaaaaaaaaaagggaagagaggGGGAGGAGGGTAAAGAGAAAGACTGCTGATGCGTTAAATAGTCCCGGTCACTGATGGCAAGTCTCATGATTCTCACCGCTGTTCGAACCATAGTCGTTTGCCATtatttctcccccccccctctcttctaTACGTCTGTATGCGATACCCAAACAATAtactagaaatgaaaatgttccCCATACATTTCCTCTCTTTCCATTTCCTATTTAATGTTTGCATCCCCTAAAATATATCAGTATTACATAACAtcccccctcttttctctGTTTTCTAATATGTTTCGTTATGGCTTCACCTTTCACTATacatacccccccccccccctcccctcgcttattttttttatttttttttttttcaaatgcagaGTGTTAGAAGTGGACGTGAGATGGTTTTTCAAGAGATGAAAACGTTTCATTAGTCAGGCTCCATATCGTTGAGTAGTGCGGTGCTCGAAAAACGGTAGTGTAGTGATGATGACCATCTGCTTGTTTCTTGCGGTGCGAGCCGGGCATGGGGTTCCGATTGGTTTCGCTCCGATTAAGGGACAacaggacacacacacacaaagttgTGGGTGCGCGCTCTCACTTTAGATAATATCGCGCAATGCCCAACAATGATGAATGAATATGACGACCATCGGATAGGGCACACCAAAAATgacgagggaaaaaaatatatatatcttgACAAGTTGGACTTTTTGATAAATGATCGGATCAAAGAAcatggaaaaagaagacgatccATCAGTGCGAATGCGGAGTCGACGTCCATTGCAACAGGAAATGAATGATTTTAAAGCTGTCGCTGTGTACAGCTGCCGGAACAAACTCCGGGATAGTTTGGAACCTTAACACGCGCCAGGAATTGTGTACTGATTCAAACCGGATGATGAACCTGGAACACTGTAGTTGCAGGCAGGATTACTGTATCGCAGACAGCCAGACATAACACGACATCCACACAAGCGGTAAATGGATATTTCGATGTGTAATCCGCGCTGTAATTCCATCATCTCGCATAGTCTGCCATAGTTGATTGGCGCTGTCGCAAGAGCAGCTGATATTCAAAATGATAGTTCCGAAAATTTTGCGCTCCAGCATCAAACGCATCGGCGTGATTACAGAATTTGATTGACTTTCCATTTATTGGGGAAAATTGGGAGGACTGAAATCACCAAGCGACAGGGTGGAATGAAAGCGCAGGATGGCGCTTCCGTGATGCGTGACACCCATCTCTGTGTACCATTGAGTTCAAAGCAGCAGAAAATGCCATCGCCAACATGGAGCCAATCCGATTAGATTGACAGCGTAGTTGATCTAATCCTTGATGCTGTTCGCAACGTCATAGGGCGGACTGTCTACAAGTAAATGTGGCCCTAGAGGtacatttcgatttttttttctcttttaccgGTTGGGTGTAGGGAGGGAGAGCCTTCGCAATTCGCGCAGGGGAAACCCCACGATGATACAGCAAAGAGGGGTGGCATTTCCTGGGCCTACAGGATAAAAGGTCTAGAAATTCACCCTCTCATGAATTGATCCCGAAGAGTGATCCCTcttttcgctctttttttttttttcttttttactcttgGGTTTGTTGCATATGTATAGATGACAGTATATAAATGTGCGAGTTGTAGGGCAGGAGCCCCCATTCATGTACGACTATCAAAAAACCCCGATGCGTGattgcctctctctcttttccgaCTCCCTTTTTCTCATTCTACTGTCGTAGACATAAATGTATTTTAGGGGAGAAGGATGCAGAGTAGGGTGTGCGatggccccttttttttaggatCTAGAGGGAGTTTTCGGAAGCTTCTCATTTATTGATGAAGAATATAGAAAGAAACGATCGGCGTGACTCAGCGCGGCCGCCGGTTTGATCCATCCTCTATATACCCCAGCAACTTCTGCAACATAACAATTCAgaatgtgaaaagaaaaacaaaattatttcaaagaTTTTGGTGGAAGGTTTCAAAGAGGGAATACTTGTTCGAGAATATCGAgtatatagaaaagaaaaaaaggcggagGAAAATGGATTAAAATTAATGATGATACGCACTCTATGAAATGATGTGAAATAAAGGGGGCCGAAAAATAAGGTGAACTTATTGATCAATCAGTCAAATTCCAGACTACGTTATTGTTGTTGgtgattttcaaatgttttcagCTCACGCGCAATCATTGGATTACGTTTTCCATACAAATAAATGTGTTGAATTAGAACTGAAAGGTTTTAAATATCATAAAACTAAAAGAACTTACGTCATACTTTGTTCCGTATTTGCGTTGATCGACGGAGCAGATCGATGATAGAATACGTTGTGTCATTTCATCGGCTTAATGAAgtgtttttcttaatttttttgttcatttcctGAAAATAGAATAGAAATACATGCATGTAAATGAGAGCCAATCTACAAACCGAAATCAATAACGCAACCAATACGATCGTGAGggcatccttttttttatcgtgccACGCTGAATGTTTCAGATCGTGAGCATCAGATTCATAATTTAATCAACATATTTAGCGTGTCGTGATACTGGAACAATAGGATTTCTCGTgggacaaaagaaatttgtttccAAATCCCTCAAGAAACGTAACGATCCGTCAAGGTTTACATTGATGAAATTGGAAGGAAACCAAACTGACAGACAACGGCGATGCATCGGGAACGGTAAAAGATCACGACCTCAAGGAATTCAATTTCATCTTACACGCGAAATCAGATCTCAGTTCACATGATTAAATTCTGTTTCATGTAAGAACACACTGCTCGTTCTCTTACAAAATCCGTTACCCATGGAGAATCTCTGGTGAGATTCTAAGGGTGCACTCACGTAGTCTTTGGCGGGGAGATTAACGCAACGCCCTAAACATGTAACGACACTACGCAATATGACGACACTGTGATAGCACGAATGATATAACACAATTTCTAGTTTTGAGCGATGTTCACTCAAATTTGGAAGAGACAGTTGGTTCTTAATCGAATTTCGgcttcaaaaagaaacagttttGATAGAATCATAGTTGCACTTTGGAAACACTGCGTATGGGAGCACCAAATGTCTTAGACACTGCACGACTGAATCACGCAATGTTCTTTTCCTTCCTCCCTAAAAAGGATGTCGTGAGTTGCACTTGGATTCACTGAACCGAGTTCGCCGTCATCAGAAAACACGGCCCACGACACGAGTCGTGAAATTTGAGGACAGGGGGGACCAGGAAGGCATCAGAAGTCGGCGATCCTTCCTTCCGGATGCACTTCATTGTCTCTAGGTTGCATGGTTCTTTATCTTTGTTCTTCTTGTAGAATTGGGAGGGACGCACTGTCTACACCAATGCACACAATGTGAGCCAAGGCAGGACGCACAACTTTGAACTGGTATTTCGCTTTTTTACCAACTCCAAGAGAACTTGCACTGATTGAACGCGAGCACCGGCATCACAGGCCATTCGCAAAATGGGCCCAGTACTTTCCATCTTGGACATTCCAAAAGATCCAGAACAGGTCACTTGCCTCACTAAACGTCTCATCGGTCACTCCCTTGTCCGCCATGAGCATGAAAAAGATGGCCCATAAATATGGAGGAATCATGAAACACTTTGAAACACAACGCACACTGATCTCCCAGCAAACCACTGGCAAGCCGGTAAAGTTATTTGTCCACAAAATACAATCCGAATTGCATTCATTGCTATTCGTGGTTGGGTTGCAATGAGTCCCAGCAGTTTGCTTCAGGAGGGCCTCTTCAATGCCACATGTTTCCTTCGGGATATTCTCTTGGAATCACGTCTTGATACTATCACGT
This genomic stretch from Daphnia carinata strain CSIRO-1 chromosome 4, CSIRO_AGI_Dcar_HiC_V3, whole genome shotgun sequence harbors:
- the LOC130687747 gene encoding uncharacterized protein LOC130687747; translation: MKKRSSVVAIKTVTSRPVLFLWTIVSILVAFLCCWSYSQPAWTLRSSSEIGSLEQHPITSAHIGTVTSDVGQTATTSVRRRLERAVSIQLPADEVPLMSEEDVNATASDMIMTPGRSAIPLVHIGLFGMCIYTQHQPERRPESTVTCVGHSDLDYEWLPPAWQVTRVLCGGGCLMLLACAVGSVAVAFVRHHHRQQELIKITAVVQLAAASVMLLGLCFYPFGLRSENLHHFCDERCQPGWSSLVAGLSSAAAFLCPVLATLVSNPIYDLNPWEAYLLL